One Desulforegula conservatrix Mb1Pa DNA segment encodes these proteins:
- a CDS encoding ABC transporter permease, translating into MNEKAEKIKESLITIALAIAFTTIVIILSGAPALETYIQIFKGSLGSKAKLGQVIQAWIPMTLCACGLLYTFRIGLWNIGVEGQVVMGAIAATAVFRLDMTAANPLLMMTAAALAAVIGGAVWAFVSGYLKIKSGVNEIFAGLGMNFVAQGLILWLIFGPWKRPGIASMSGTEMLPQEFWLPFSAFFRISPISLAGTVAAIIFTAVFLIYTRAGLKLKAMGCNPGAAHMYRINISAYMLLAMLLAGGFAGLAGFFQVTGVYHSLIPTISSRYGYLALLVVMVSNFSPWVSPFVAFFFACLNVGAIQLPMVMKIDSSLAGVIQGALVLSTLAVQAWHAWKLNKEKV; encoded by the coding sequence ATGAATGAAAAAGCTGAAAAAATAAAAGAATCTCTGATCACCATAGCCCTTGCAATTGCGTTCACAACAATTGTGATAATTCTTTCAGGCGCGCCTGCCCTTGAGACCTATATCCAGATTTTCAAAGGCTCGCTGGGATCAAAGGCAAAGCTTGGACAGGTGATTCAGGCCTGGATTCCCATGACCCTTTGCGCGTGCGGTCTTCTTTACACCTTCCGCATTGGATTATGGAATATAGGCGTTGAAGGGCAGGTGGTGATGGGTGCCATTGCCGCAACGGCGGTGTTCAGATTGGACATGACGGCGGCCAATCCCTTGCTCATGATGACTGCTGCGGCTTTGGCTGCGGTTATCGGCGGCGCTGTATGGGCTTTTGTTTCTGGATACCTTAAAATAAAAAGCGGAGTGAATGAAATATTCGCTGGCCTGGGCATGAATTTTGTGGCCCAGGGGCTCATATTGTGGCTTATTTTTGGGCCATGGAAAAGGCCGGGGATAGCGTCAATGAGCGGAACAGAAATGCTTCCCCAGGAGTTCTGGCTTCCTTTTTCCGCATTTTTCAGAATTTCTCCGATAAGCCTTGCCGGAACAGTTGCAGCCATTATTTTTACCGCCGTATTCCTTATATATACGAGGGCCGGTCTGAAACTAAAGGCAATGGGATGCAATCCAGGAGCTGCTCATATGTACAGAATAAATATTTCTGCATATATGCTTCTTGCCATGCTCCTTGCAGGCGGTTTTGCCGGTCTTGCGGGATTTTTTCAGGTCACGGGCGTTTATCACAGCCTCATTCCAACAATTTCAAGCAGATACGGATATCTTGCCCTTCTTGTGGTCATGGTCTCAAATTTCAGTCCCTGGGTTTCTCCATTTGTGGCATTCTTCTTTGCATGTCTGAATGTTGGTGCAATACAGCTTCCAATGGTCATGAAGATTGATTCGTCCCTCGCAGGTGTTATACAGGGAGCCTTGGTGCTTTCAACCCTCGCGGTACAAGCTTGGCATGCCTGGAAATTGAATAAGGAAAAGGTGTAA